The Acidimicrobiales bacterium nucleotide sequence AGGGGGCCGCGCTCGAGACCCTGCCCCGAGCCGACCAGGCCCTGCTCAACGACGCCATCTGGGACTTCTTCTCGGCGCACCCCCTCGCAGAGGCCCCCTGAGCACCGGCCTGACTTCCCGAATCGCAGGGTCCGGCGTCGGTCGCGGCCCCGGCCGGTTTCTCGGAGCGGTGAGGCCGCCGGCGGCGGCCTGAGGGTTCCCAGATCGTCGGGCCTCGTGCCGGCTGCGCCGGCGCCGGCGGTCGAAGGCTTCCGAGAACGCCAGATCGGGGGTGGGCCAGGGCGCCGGCCGTGATCTCGGAGCGGTGAGGCCGGCGTCGGCGGTCTGAGGCTTTCCGGAAGGCCGGCCGGGCGGGTCCTGGGTGGCGCCGGTACGGTCGGGTAGGTGGACGACATGACGCCGCCCGCCGCCACCGACGCCGACTACCGCACCGAGCACGACTCGATGGGGGAGGTGCAGGTGCCCGTCAGCGCCCGGTGGGGGGCGCAGACGCAGCGGGCGATCGAGAACTTCCCCATCTCGGGCGGCACCATCGAGCGTCGCCTCATCCGGGCTCTCGCGCTGATCAAGGGTGAGGCCGCCCGGGTGAACGCCGGCCTGGTCGAGGTCCCGGCCGTCGACGACCGCATCGGCGGCGCCGTCGCCGAGGCGGCCGAGGCCGTCGCCGCGGGGGAGTGGGACGACCAGTTCCCGCTCGACGTCTTCCAGACCGGCTCGGGCACCTCGTCCAACATGAACATGAACGAGGTCCTCGCCAACCTCGCCTCCGAGGCGCTGGGCGAGCCCGGCGCCGTGCACCCGAACGACCACGTCAACGCGTCGCAGTCCTCGAACGACGTGTTCCCGTCCGCCATCCACCTGGCGGCGGCCGAGGCCATCCACGAGGACCTGCTGCCGGCGCTCGAGTACCTGGGCGCGGGTCTGCACGCCAAGTCCCTCCTGTTCGCCTCGGTGGTGAAGTCCGGCCGCACGCACCTGATGGATGCCACGCCCGTCACCCTGGGCCAGGAGTTCGGCGGGTACGCCGCCCAGGTGCACCAGGCGGCCGAGCGCCTGCGTTCCTGCGTGGCGCCCGTGGGCGAACTGCCCCTCGGTGGCACCGCGGTGGGCACGGGCATCAACGCCCCGTCGGCCTTCGCCCCGGCGGTCGTCACCGCGCTCGCCCACCGCACCGGCCTCCCGCTCAGCGAGGCCCGTGACCACTTCGCCGCCCAAGGGGCCCGGGACGCCCTGGTCGAGGCCTCGGGCCACTGCCGGCGCCTGGCCGTCGCCCTCATCAAGATCGCCAACGACATCCGCTGGATGGGCAGCGGCCCCCGCACGGGCCTCGCCGAGATCCGCATCCCCGACCTCCAGCCCGGGTCGTCGATCATGCCCGGCAAGGTCAACCCGGTGATCGCCGAGGCGGTCACGCAGGTCGGCGCCCAGGTGATGGGCAACGATGCCGCGGTGGCGTTCGCCGGGAGTCAGGGCAACTTCGAGCTGAACGTGTACCTGCCCGTGATGGGCCGCAACCTGCTCGAGTCGATCCGCCTGCTGGCCAACGTCAGCCGGGTGTTCGCCGACAAGTGCATCAGTGGGATCGAGGCCGACGAGGAGACCTGCCGGCGCTACGCCGAGTCGTCACCGGCCATCGGCACCTCGTTGAATCCGCACCTGGGCTACGAGGTGGTGGCGGACGTCATCAAGGCGTCGGTGAAGGAGGGCAAGACCATCCGCGAGGTCGTCCTCGAACGCGGCCTCATGGCCGAAGCGGACCTCGACCGCGCCCTCGACGTCGAGGCCATGACCCGCGGCGGTCTCCTCTGAGCGGGCCTCGGGCCCCGGACGCCGAATTTCGCTGGATCGATCATATGTTCGATGCTAGGGTCCCTCCACCCGACGCCACGAGATCGAGCCGGAGGCGGCGCCCACGGCGCCGGCCTGATCGATAGTGCCGGAGCATCCGGCGATGAGTTCCCGAGGGCCGTGTCGTCATCTCCGATGCTGACCCGTGCGACGACCCTGACCTGAGGTAGGAGAGGCAATGGCTGCGATCGAGGCGACGGCGCTGACGAAGCGCTACCACAGCAAGGAGGGGGACGTCGACGCGGTGAACGGCGTCGACCTGAGGGTCGAGGAGGGCGAGATCTTCGGCTTCCTCGGACCGAACGGGGCAGGCAAGTCCACGACGGTCCGCATGCTCACGACCCTGCTCTCGATCACGTCCGGCACCGCGGTGGTGTCGGGGGTCGACGTCGGGTCCGATCCGGCCGGCGCCCGCACCAAGATCGGCGTGGCCCTCCAGGAGGCCGGCCTCGACGAGCGCCAGAATGGCCGCGAGCTCCTGCTCCTTCAGGCCCGGCTGTTCGGCATGAGCGCCGCCGACGCCGCGGAGCGAACGCAGGAGCTGCTCGAGCTGGTCGACCTCGTCGACGCCGCCGACCGCCTGATCAAGGGCTACTCCGGGGGCATGAAGCGCCGGCTGGACCTCGCCTCGGCCCTCGTGCACCGGCCCGACGTCCTCTTCCTCGACGAGCCCACGACCGGCCTCGACCCCGGCAGCCGGCTCGTCATGTGGGACGAGGTCCGCAGCATCAACGCGCAGGGCACCACGGTGTTCCTCACCACCCAGTACCTCGAAGAG carries:
- a CDS encoding class II fumarate hydratase, yielding MTPPAATDADYRTEHDSMGEVQVPVSARWGAQTQRAIENFPISGGTIERRLIRALALIKGEAARVNAGLVEVPAVDDRIGGAVAEAAEAVAAGEWDDQFPLDVFQTGSGTSSNMNMNEVLANLASEALGEPGAVHPNDHVNASQSSNDVFPSAIHLAAAEAIHEDLLPALEYLGAGLHAKSLLFASVVKSGRTHLMDATPVTLGQEFGGYAAQVHQAAERLRSCVAPVGELPLGGTAVGTGINAPSAFAPAVVTALAHRTGLPLSEARDHFAAQGARDALVEASGHCRRLAVALIKIANDIRWMGSGPRTGLAEIRIPDLQPGSSIMPGKVNPVIAEAVTQVGAQVMGNDAAVAFAGSQGNFELNVYLPVMGRNLLESIRLLANVSRVFADKCISGIEADEETCRRYAESSPAIGTSLNPHLGYEVVADVIKASVKEGKTIREVVLERGLMAEADLDRALDVEAMTRGGLL
- a CDS encoding ATP-binding cassette domain-containing protein, giving the protein MAAIEATALTKRYHSKEGDVDAVNGVDLRVEEGEIFGFLGPNGAGKSTTVRMLTTLLSITSGTAVVSGVDVGSDPAGARTKIGVALQEAGLDERQNGRELLLLQARLFGMSAADAAERTQELLELVDLVDAADRLIKGYSGGMKRRLDLASALVHRPDVLFLDEPTTGLDPGSRLVMWDEVRSINAQGTTVFLTTQYLEEADQLCGRLAIIDGGRIVREGSPAELKAELRARAGMDHDPTLDDVFLDATGRTRERQAGDVQEVQA